The Melitaea cinxia chromosome 6, ilMelCinx1.1, whole genome shotgun sequence genome has a window encoding:
- the LOC123654487 gene encoding catalase-like has translation MLVLMVSMSLMALAAASDVKDPAAQQIVLFKERNPTPIGIITTSAGAPVEKSEALNTLNSRLLFNEYFMDTMTHIVRERIPERVVHAKAGGAFGYFEVTHDITSICKAKLFSEIGKKTPVAARFSPAVVERGGSDTSRDARGFAIKFYTEDGNFDVVGFNTPMYVYNDPRLFATFVRAQKKNPATNLFDANTMWDFLTLQPESLHMFLLVFGDRGIPDGYRHMPGFGIHTYQVENEQGDIHFVRFHFTPDAGIKNLRTEEALKIGAEDPDYNTRDLYRAIANGDFPSWTLGIQVLTIDDIKNTDFDVFDVTNTIPLDEFPLHPVGKFVLNKNAVNYFAQIEQLAFSPANLVPGILGGPDKIFEARRLAYRDAQYYRLGANFNRIPVNCPFRTKTFTYNRDGHSPVGDNEKDIPNYFPNTFNGPVPYIDKNRSNLIKIVEHTPNNVKQATEVYVNEMTTDERSRLVENVLNSLASATTSLQERAVKLFSIIHPDLGYQIEQGLKRNTTESNV, from the coding sequence actcCTATTGGTATCATAACAACAAGCGCTGGAGCGCCTGTTGAAAAAAGCGAGGCTTTGAATACGTTAAATTCCAGACTcctttttaatgaatattttatggATACTATGACTCATATTGTTCGTGAAAGAATTCCTGAACGGGTGGTTCATGCAAAAGCAGGTGGAGCGTTTGGTTATTTTGAAGTAACTCATGACATTACAAGCATCTGCAAAGCTAAATTATTTAGTGAAATAGGCAAGAAAACACCAGTAGCGGCAAGATTTTCACCAGCTGTTGTAGAAAGAGGTGGCAGCGATACATCACGCGACGCTAGAGGTTTCGCTATAAAGTTTTACACTGAAGATGGAAACTTCGATGTTGTCGGATTTAACACTCCTATGTATGTGTACAATGATCCTCGTCTATTTGCTACATTTGTTCGAGCGCAAAAGAAAAATCCAGCTACTAACCTTTTCGACGCTAACACAATGTGGGACTTTTTAACACTGCAACCTGAAAGCTTACACATGTTCTTATTAGTTTTCGGCGATCGCGGTATACCAGATGGCTATCGTCATATGCCTGGATTCGGGATTCATACTTACCAAGTTGAAAATGAGCAGGGAGACATACATTTTGTAAGATTTCATTTTACACCTGATGCTGGGATCAAAAATTTAAGAACTGAAGAGGCTTTGAAAATTGGCGCGGAAGATCCTGATTATAATACCAGAGATTTGTATAGAGCTATCGCTAACGGAGACTTTCCGAGTTGGACTCTTGGTATTCAAGTGTTAACAATTGACGACATTAAGAATACTGACTTCGATGTGTTTGATGTCACAAACACGATTCCTTTAGACGAATTTCCCTTGCATCCCGTgggtaaatttgttttaaataaaaacgcaGTAAATTACTTTGCACAAATAGAACAGCTCGCCTTCAGTCCAGCTAATTTAGTCCCTGGTATTCTTGGAGGACCAGACAAAATTTTTGAGGCACGGCGTTTAGCTTACCGAGACGCCCAATATTACCGTTTGGGGGCCAATTTCAACAGAATACCTGTGAACTGTCCGTTTAgaacaaaaacttttacatATAACAGAGATGGCCACTCTCCGGTAGGAGATAATGAAAAAGATATCCCAAACTACTTTCCCAATACGTTCAATGGTCCTGTTCCTTATATCGATAAGAATAGgtcgaatttaataaaaattgtagaacATACACCAAACAATGTCAAACAAGCAACTGAGGTGTACGTGAATGAAATGACAACTGACGAAAGAAGTAGACTGGTGGAAAACGTGTTGAACAGCTTAGCATCGGCTACTACATCTTTACAGGAAAGAgcagtaaaattattttcaattattcatCCCGACCTAGGTTACCAAATAGAGCAGGGCCTAAAAAGGAACACTACGGAAAGCAACGTTTAG
- the LOC123654488 gene encoding catalase-like, with protein MLLLMVSMSLMALAATSDVKDPAAQQIVMFKERNPSPIGIITTSAGAPVEKSDALNTLNSRLLFNEYFMDTMTHLVRERIPERLVHAKAGGAFGYFEVTHDITNICKAKLFSEIGKKTPVAARFSPPIIERGGSDTSRDARGFAVKFYTEDGNFDIVGFNTPMFALNDPRIFPTFVRAQKKNPATNLFDANTLWDFLTLQPETLHMFLLVFGDRGIPDGYRHMPGFGIHTYQVENEQGDIHFVRFHFTPDAGIKNLRAEEALKIGAEDPDYNTRDLYRAIANGDFPTWSVGIQVLTIDDIKNADFDVFDVTNTIPLDEFPLHPVGKFVLNKNAVNYFAEIEQLAFSPANLVRGILGAPDKVFEARRLAYRDAQYYRLGANFNKIPVNCPFRTETFTYNRDGRPPVGDNEKDIPNYFPNTFNGPVPYIDKTRSNLIEIVEHEPNNFRQATEVYVNEMTPDERSRLVENVLYSLAPATAFLQERAVKIFSIIHPDLGYQIEQGLKRNTTESNVYNSYNVYH; from the exons ATGTTATTGTTAATGGTGTCTATGTCTCTGATGGCGCTTGCGGCAACCTCGGACGTGAAAGATCCGGCTGCGCAACAGATCGTTATGTTTAAGGAAAGAAATCCA agTCCCATCGGAATTATAACAACAAGCGCTGGAGCACCTGTTGAAAAAAGCGACGCTTTAAATACGTTAAATTCCAGACTCCTTTTTAATGAGTATTTTATGGATACTATGACTCATCTTGTTCGTGAAAGAATTCCTGAACGATTAGTTCATGCAAAGGCAGGTGGAGCATTTGGTTATTTTGAAGTAACTCATGACATTACAAATATCTGCAAAGCTAAATTATTTAGTGAAATAGGCAAAAAAACACCAGTAGCGGCAAGATTTTCACCGCCTATTATAGAAAGAGGTGGCAGCGATACATCACGCGACGCTAGAGGTTTCGCTGTGAAGTTTTATACTGAAGATGGGAACTTCGATATTGTCGGGTTTAACACTCCTATGTTTGCGTTGAATGATCCTCGTATATTCCCTACATTTGTTCGAGCGCAAAAGAAAAATCCAGCTACTAACCTTTTCGACGCTAACACATTGTGGGACTTTTTAACACTGCAACCTGAAACCCTACACATGTTCTTATTAGTTTTCGGCGATCGCGGTATACCAGATGGCTATCGTCATATGCCTGGATTCGGAATTCATACTTACCAAGTTGAAAATGAGCAAGGAGACATACATTTTGTGAGATTTCATTTTACACCTGATGCTGGAATCAAAAATTTAAGAGCTGAAGAAGCTCTGAAAATTGGTGCAGAAGATCCCGATTACAATACCAGAGATTTGTATAGAGCTATCGCTAACGGAGACTTTCCAACGTGGTCAGTTGGTATTCAAGTGTTAACAATCGATGACATTAAGAATGCTGACTTCGATGTGTTTGATGTCACAAACACTATTCCTTTAGACGAATTTCCCTTGCATCCCGTgggtaaatttgttttaaataaaaacgcaGTAAATTACTTTGCAGAAATAGAACAGCTCGCTTTCAGCCCAGCTAATTTAGTCCGTGGTATTCTCGGAGCACCAGACAAAGTATTTGAGGCACGTCGTTTAGCTTACCGAGACGCCCAATATTACCGTTTGGGAGCCAATTTCAACAAAATACCTGTGAACTGTCCGTTTAGAACAGAAACTTTTACATATAACAGAGATGGTCGCCCTCCGGTAGGAGATAATGAAAAAGATATCCCAAACTACTTTCCCAATACGTTCAATGGTCCTGTTCCTTATATTGATAAGACGAGGTCAAATTTAATAGAAATCGTAGAACATGAACCGAACAATTTTAGACAAGCAACTGAGGTGTATGTGAATGAAATGACACCTGACGAACGAAGTAGGCTGGTGGAAAATGTACTGTACAGCTTAGCACCGGCTACTGCATTTTTACAAGAAAGAGCAGTAAAAATATTCTCAATTATTCATCCCGACTTAGGTTACCAAATAGAGCAGGGCCTAAAAAGGAATACTACGGAAAGCAACGTTTATAATAGTTATAACGTCTATCATTAG